From Mus musculus strain C57BL/6J chromosome 8, GRCm38.p6 C57BL/6J, a single genomic window includes:
- the Star gene encoding steroidogenic acute regulatory protein, mitochondrial precursor produces the protein MFLATFKLCAGSSYRHMRNMKGLRHQAVLAIGQELNWRALGDSSPGWMGQVRRRSSLLGSQLEATLYSDQELSYIQQGEVAMQKALGILNNQEGWKKESQQENGDEVLSKMVPDVGKVFRLEVVVDQPMDRLYEELVDRMEAMGEWNPNVKEIKVLQRIGKDTVITHELAAAAAGNLVGPRDFVSVRCTKRRGSTCVLAGMATHFGEMPEQSGVIRAEHGPTCMVLHPLAGSPSKTKLTWLLSIDLKGWLPKTIINQVLSQTQIEFANHLRKRLEASPASEAQC, from the exons ATGTTCCTCGCTACGTTCAAGCTGTGTGCTGGAAGCTCCTATAGACATATGCGGAATATGAAAG GATTAAGGCACCAAGCTGTGCTGGCCATTGGCCAAGAGCTCAACTGGAGAGCACTGGGGGATTCCAGTCCCGGGTGGATGGGTCAAGTTCGACGTCGGAGCTCTCTGCTTG GTTCTCAACTGGAAGCAACACTCTATAGTGACCAGGAGCTGTCCTACATCCAGCAGGGAGAGGTGGCTATGCAGAAGGCCTTGGGCATACTCAACAACcaggaaggctggaagaaggaAAGCCAGCAG GAGAACGGGGACGAAGTGCTAAGTAAGATGGTGCCAGATGTGGGCAAGGTGTTTCGCTTGGAGGTGGTGGTAGACCAGCCCATGGACAGACTCTATGAAGAACTTGTGGACCGCATGGAGGCCATGGGAGAGTGGAACCCAAATGTCAAGGAGATCAAG GTCCTGCAGAGGATTGGAAAAGACACGGTCATCACTCATGAGCTGGCTGCGGCGGCAGCAGGCAACCTGGTGGGGCCTCGAGACTTCGTGAGCGTGCGCTGTACCAAGCGCAGAGGTTCCACCTGTGTGCTGGCAGGCATGGCCACACATTTTGGGGAGATGCCGGAGCAGAGTGGTGTCATCAG AGCTGAACACGGCCCCACCTGCATGGTGCTTCATCCACTGGCTGGAAGTCCCTCCAAGACTAAACTCACTTGGCTGCTCAGTATTGACCTGAAG GGGTGGCTGCCGAAGACAATCATCAACCAGGTCCTATCGCAGACCCAGATAGAGTTCGCCAACCACCTGCGCAAGCGCCTGGAAGCCAGCCCTGCCTCTGAGGCCCAGTGTTAA